A genomic segment from Leucoraja erinacea ecotype New England chromosome 39, Leri_hhj_1, whole genome shotgun sequence encodes:
- the LOC129714343 gene encoding break repair meiotic recombinase recruitment factor 1-like, with the protein MVHPDDKGYGLELVKPVTDNKDMKDDLLLIAPQDNANFSSELEDLHLSEADWQSLSFAEEEDATHVVCGLINELSKINRIIMITHRELESMKRHKTRKARATSRHPHFPKGAANVPYLLKRKDL; encoded by the exons ATGATAAAGGTTATGGATTGGAACTCGTTAAACCAGTGACGGATAACAAGGATATGAAGGATGATTTACTGCTCATTGCCCCTCAGGATAATGCTAATTTCTCATCAGAGTTGGAAGACCTCCATTTAAG TGAGGCAGATTGGCAGTCCCTTTCTTTTGCAGAAGAAGAAGATGCCACACATGTCGTCTGTGGGCTCATTAATGAACTTTCCAAAATCAA TCGTATCATTATGATCACTCACCGGGAGCTAGAAAGCATGAAAAGGCACAAAACCAGGAAAGCAAGAGCTACCAGCAGACACCCACACTTCCCAAAAGGAGCGGCAAATGTACCATATTTACTGAAGAGAAAAGATCTGTGA
- the LOC129714342 gene encoding uncharacterized protein LOC129714342, with translation MFNMWTDYLELSSLVQSMVESRHSPAESRMETVWRTLDTGLADVQSWRAAGDSSQPVWKNSVTEIQHTPEAMRSQGLMELGAGQFLTADTGAVGRMYRKGMKEHRLLNVLGESQHIPLIHNSPSPHRSAERQAGVWNCESNVLPLKHREVRHNLLEDLFPSTGGSGDKKASGELLVVHFGENGLLLRGDMSDCDFTASKMGQQSSVCTFCKRNGESRKTYTSHILKDASGKVVCPILRGYTCPLCNATGDKAHTKRFCHLQGNYRSTYRKTSRNMDS, from the coding sequence ATGTTCAACATGTGGACAGACTATCTAGAGTTGAGTTCGCTGGTGCAGAGTATGGTTGAATCCCGGCACTCACCGGCAGAATCGAGAATGGAGACGGTGTGGAGAACACTGGACACTGGGCTGGCCGATGTGCAGAGCTGGAGGGCAGCTGGTGACTCAAGCCAACCTGTCTGGAAGAACAGCGTTACCGAGATACAACACACACCAGAAGCGATGAGGAGCCAGGGTTTGATGGAACTGGGGGCTGGCCAATTTTTGACAGCAGACACCGGTGCTGTAGGAAGAATGTATCGCAAAGGCATGAAGGAGCATCGTCTGCTCAATGTATTGGGGGAATCACAGCACATCCCATTGATTCACAATTCTCCATCTCCCCACAGAAGTGCAGAAAGACAAGCTGGTGTATGGAATTGTGAATCCAATGTCCTGCCATTAAAACATAGAGAGGTAAGACATAACTTGCTGGAAGACCTCTTTCCATCGACAGGAGGCTCTGGAGATAAGAAGGCATCCGGAGAACTTTTAGTTGTGCATTTTGGGGAGAATGGCCTGCTCCTCAGGGGAGACATGTCAGACTGTGATTTCACTGCCAGTAAGATGGGTCAACAGTCCAGTGTATGTACATTCTGTAAACGAAACGGAGAGTCGAGAAAGACCTACACTTCACATATCCTCAAAGACGCAAGCGGCAAGGTTGTTTGTCCAATTCTACGTGGATACACCTGCCCGCTGTGCAATGCCACTGGGGACAAAGCACACACCAAACGCTTCTGCCATCTTCAAGGTAACTATCGATCTACCTACAGGAAAACATCCAGAAACATGGACAGCTAA